From a region of the Pseudomonadota bacterium genome:
- the mltB gene encoding lytic murein transglycosylase B, with product MPGRPNRSPFFPGVAAAVLAAGLCGTVARADYSTHPEAAAFIERMHSAHGLPPAETRAMLAGLERYDAVLEAMARPAEKTLTWARYRPIFLKPDRAEQGAAFYREHREAIDAAATRYGLPAEIIAAIIGVESRYGRYKGKHPALRSLATLAFDHAPRGRFFTRELEEFLLLTREEALDPLTVKGSYAAAMGMPQFISSSYRAYAVDGDGDGRRDLFNNIEDVVHSVANYFDAHGWRVGEPVATRVTPAGDVQALVDQGYKPSLAPAQLATVGVEVDAVRGDTVALLALQGAEGVEHWVAYPNFYVITRYNHSPLYAMAVFQLAQAIKSAMP from the coding sequence ATGCCCGGCAGACCCAACCGATCACCCTTCTTCCCTGGCGTCGCCGCTGCAGTGCTGGCGGCGGGCCTCTGTGGCACGGTCGCCCGTGCCGACTACAGCACCCACCCCGAGGCCGCGGCGTTCATCGAGCGCATGCACAGCGCACACGGCCTGCCACCGGCCGAGACCCGGGCGATGCTCGCCGGTCTCGAGCGATACGATGCGGTGCTCGAGGCCATGGCACGGCCGGCAGAGAAGACCCTGACCTGGGCGCGCTACCGGCCAATCTTCCTCAAGCCGGACCGTGCCGAACAGGGTGCGGCCTTCTACCGCGAACACCGGGAGGCCATCGACGCGGCGGCGACGCGCTACGGTCTGCCGGCGGAGATCATCGCGGCGATCATCGGCGTCGAAAGCCGCTACGGCCGCTACAAGGGCAAGCACCCGGCGCTGCGTTCGCTCGCCACCCTGGCGTTTGATCACGCACCACGCGGACGGTTCTTCACGCGCGAGCTCGAGGAATTCCTGCTGCTCACGCGCGAGGAGGCGCTCGACCCGCTGACGGTGAAAGGCTCGTATGCCGCTGCGATGGGCATGCCGCAGTTCATCTCCTCGAGCTACCGGGCCTACGCGGTCGACGGCGACGGCGACGGCCGGCGAGACCTCTTCAACAACATCGAGGACGTGGTTCACAGCGTCGCCAACTACTTCGACGCGCACGGGTGGCGCGTCGGCGAACCGGTCGCGACGCGGGTCACTCCCGCGGGCGACGTGCAGGCCCTGGTCGATCAGGGGTACAAACCGTCGCTCGCACCGGCGCAGCTGGCGACGGTCGGCGTCGAGGTCGACGCGGTCCGGGGCGACACGGTCGCGCTGCTCGCACTCCAGGGGGCCGAAGGGGTGGAGCACTGGGTTGCTTACCCGAATTTCTACGTGATCACCCGCTACAACCACAGTCCGTTGTACGCGATGGCGGTTTTTCAGCTCGCACAAGCTATAAAGAGTGCCATGCCCTGA
- the ung gene encoding uracil-DNA glycosylase encodes MQVTERKAPPVEASWLRHIGAEFEQPYMRDLSGFLRQRKRAGATVYPAGAEMFNALNACAFDRVRVVVLGQDPYHGPGQAHGLSFSVRRGVDIPPSLRNIFDELQSDLGVAPAAHGELQHWADQGVCLLNSVLSVERGRAGAHQGQGWERFTDVVVRVLAEQREHLVFMLWGSYAQKKGQFIDQQRHLVIKSPHPSPLSAYRGFLGSKPFSRCNAYLEHTGQTAIDWALPD; translated from the coding sequence GTGCAGGTAACAGAACGGAAGGCTCCGCCGGTCGAGGCGAGCTGGCTGCGGCATATCGGGGCGGAATTCGAGCAACCCTACATGCGCGATCTCTCGGGGTTCCTCCGCCAGCGCAAGCGCGCGGGTGCGACCGTGTACCCGGCCGGCGCCGAGATGTTCAACGCGCTCAATGCGTGTGCCTTTGACCGCGTGCGGGTGGTTGTGCTCGGCCAGGATCCGTACCACGGGCCCGGTCAGGCTCACGGCCTGAGTTTCTCGGTGCGGCGCGGCGTCGACATCCCCCCGTCGTTGCGCAACATCTTCGACGAACTGCAGAGCGACCTCGGCGTCGCACCCGCCGCACACGGCGAGTTGCAGCACTGGGCGGACCAGGGTGTTTGCCTGCTGAACAGCGTGCTGAGCGTCGAGCGCGGGCGCGCGGGGGCGCACCAGGGGCAGGGGTGGGAGCGGTTCACCGATGTGGTGGTGCGGGTGCTGGCGGAACAGCGTGAACACCTGGTATTCATGCTCTGGGGCAGCTATGCGCAGAAGAAGGGCCAGTTCATCGACCAACAGCGTCACCTCGTGATCAAGAGCCCGCACCCTTCTCCGCTGTCAGCCTACCGCGGCTTTCTCGGCAGCAAGCCCTTCTCACGCTGCAACGCCTATCTCGAGCACACCGGGCAAACAGCGATCGACTGGGCGCTGCCCGACTAG
- the lptD gene encoding LPS assembly protein LptD — translation MTVPAPFVSRLGLLCLLSVPAQAVAIECVVPAPELPPVASGPAAGTTTPFSATADALSGEPEGVLALEGDVRLQYQDTVLRTERALLDTQTLRVSSTGKTAIHTPGLVVSADGFDAQLDNDELSVSGARFELPTPTRYLRGESKTLVVGEDKRVALTDASVTSCPPDQRVWNLRASSIELDPDNDTGTARDVRFEVGGVPLMYLPWLSWPLSDARKTGFLYPRIGNSDNRGFELSVPWYWNIRPNVDATFTPRLMSKRGLQLRSEFRYLTRSSNWQLRYDILDDRDFGDVRRHVELNQKGRPFANVRTEVAFGDVSDPDYLKDLSARASIANIIHIDRRLDVHYQLDSLAGLLRVQSYQTLDDDLAAADRPYSRLPQLLLGGTLWEPPGPLRLTLNSELVNLKRDDSIDAVRLDLRPRLAYQQVRQWGFFSAAATLAHTRYWLQNASPDQSTRLERTVPILSLDGGVKLRRQNADGSSSTLEPRAFYLYASRVDQDDLPVFDSGLNDFSFDQLFRENRFSGRDRIGDANQLSLALRSRHTDSAGREVWRYGVGSSFYFDSRTVGLDDDDAERTRSDIVAEGVYSGIRNWQLRATAQLSPDNGELERSGIDLRYRNGHSLVNLGHRLDKGRFDQADLSFSHRIRSDMTLLGRWQYALDDNRSIEQFLGVSWESCCWAFRGGARTYLSEGTNDLSEVSLEIIFKGLGGLGNSVGQQFERAILGYQDPY, via the coding sequence TTGACCGTTCCCGCTCCGTTCGTCTCTCGGCTCGGCTTGCTGTGCCTGCTCTCGGTGCCGGCGCAGGCCGTGGCAATCGAATGTGTGGTGCCGGCGCCTGAGTTGCCGCCGGTGGCCTCGGGGCCAGCCGCTGGCACGACCACGCCCTTCAGCGCGACGGCCGACGCGCTGTCCGGCGAGCCCGAAGGGGTGCTGGCGCTCGAGGGCGACGTGCGGCTGCAGTACCAGGACACGGTGCTGCGCACCGAACGCGCGTTGTTGGATACGCAGACGCTGCGGGTCAGCAGCACCGGCAAAACCGCCATCCACACGCCCGGGCTTGTCGTCAGCGCCGACGGCTTCGACGCGCAACTCGACAACGACGAGCTCAGCGTCTCCGGCGCCCGGTTCGAATTGCCAACCCCGACACGCTACTTGCGCGGTGAGTCCAAAACGCTGGTCGTGGGTGAGGACAAGCGCGTCGCACTGACCGACGCCAGCGTCACGAGCTGCCCGCCTGACCAACGCGTCTGGAACCTGCGCGCCTCGTCGATCGAGCTCGACCCCGACAACGACACCGGCACGGCACGCGACGTCCGCTTCGAGGTGGGCGGCGTGCCACTGATGTATCTGCCCTGGTTGAGCTGGCCGCTGAGCGACGCGCGCAAGACCGGCTTCCTCTACCCGCGAATCGGCAACTCCGACAACCGCGGTTTCGAACTGAGCGTGCCGTGGTACTGGAACATCCGACCGAACGTGGACGCGACCTTCACGCCACGGCTGATGAGCAAACGCGGCCTGCAACTGCGCAGCGAGTTTCGCTATCTGACGCGCTCTTCGAACTGGCAGTTGCGCTACGACATCCTCGACGACCGCGATTTCGGCGACGTCCGGCGCCATGTCGAGTTGAACCAGAAGGGGCGGCCCTTTGCCAACGTGCGCACCGAGGTCGCGTTCGGCGACGTCTCGGACCCGGACTACCTCAAGGACCTCAGTGCCCGTGCCAGCATCGCCAACATCATCCACATCGACCGCAGGCTGGACGTGCATTACCAGCTTGACTCGCTGGCGGGCCTGCTGCGGGTGCAGAGCTACCAGACGCTCGACGACGACCTGGCGGCGGCGGATCGGCCCTACAGCCGCCTGCCCCAGTTACTGCTCGGCGGCACGCTCTGGGAGCCGCCCGGCCCGCTGCGCCTCACGCTTAACAGCGAGCTGGTCAACCTCAAGCGCGACGACTCCATCGACGCGGTGCGACTCGATCTGAGACCGCGGCTCGCCTACCAACAGGTGCGGCAGTGGGGCTTCTTCAGTGCGGCCGCGACGCTCGCTCACACCCGGTACTGGCTGCAGAACGCATCACCCGATCAGTCGACGCGACTCGAACGCACGGTTCCGATCCTGTCGCTCGACGGCGGCGTGAAACTGCGTCGTCAGAACGCCGACGGCAGCAGCTCGACGCTGGAGCCGCGCGCGTTCTACCTGTACGCGTCGCGGGTCGACCAGGATGACCTGCCGGTCTTCGACAGCGGCCTCAACGACTTCAGCTTCGACCAGCTGTTTCGTGAGAACCGTTTCTCCGGCCGCGACCGGATCGGGGACGCCAACCAACTCTCGCTGGCGTTGCGCAGCCGCCACACCGACAGCGCGGGACGCGAGGTCTGGCGCTACGGCGTTGGCAGCAGCTTCTATTTCGATAGCCGAACCGTGGGTCTGGACGACGACGACGCGGAACGCACGCGCTCGGACATCGTGGCCGAGGGTGTCTACAGTGGCATCCGAAACTGGCAACTGCGGGCGACCGCTCAACTCTCGCCGGACAACGGCGAACTCGAGCGCAGTGGCATCGATCTTCGCTACCGCAACGGCCACAGCCTGGTGAACCTGGGCCACCGGCTCGACAAAGGCCGTTTCGATCAAGCCGATCTCTCCTTCTCCCACCGCATTCGCAGCGACATGACCTTGCTCGGCCGCTGGCAGTACGCCCTGGACGACAACCGTTCGATCGAACAGTTTCTCGGGGTGAGTTGGGAGAGTTGCTGTTGGGCGTTTCGCGGCGGTGCACGCACGTACTTGAGCGAGGGCACGAACGACCTCAGCGAAGTGTCACTCGAGATCATTTTCAAGGGCCTCGGCGGCCTCGGCAACAGCGTGGGGCAGCAATTCGAACGTGCTATTCTTGGCTACCAAGATCCCTACTGA
- a CDS encoding peptidylprolyl isomerase, protein MRGRDSFFLAVAVTVLLALQPAVAALDRIVALVNEGVITASELRSTSQQIRAQNPRLQGESLRKAALEELIMRSLQAQEAQRLGIAVDEATLDRGMEQLARQNNLSLSDFRRQAEAEGVTWSSLRENIRGELVLQRLRERVILASIAVNENEIDEYLEDNRSLMSATQFALERFSIPFPRTDTARSRATLERQVRRLVGLIERKATTATLVQTLRRESIPFDSGELGWRTAAQLPSPLNTLTAEMAVGDSTPPLPDGAGVHVFRLTDVREQSQVEITQTLARHLLLKPNPVRDDEATRLQLLEFRDHLSRGGSFDELAKRHSEDFSSAVLGGELPWFGPGDMVEPFEQAAAALPIGSLSGPVRSQFGWHLIEVLDRRIEDVSESRLRDEARDRIAQRKLAAETDRYLKRLRDEAYLEFPDAS, encoded by the coding sequence ATGCGTGGCCGCGACTCTTTTTTCCTGGCGGTCGCCGTCACCGTCCTCCTGGCTCTGCAGCCCGCCGTGGCGGCGCTCGACCGCATCGTTGCGCTGGTCAATGAAGGCGTGATCACGGCGTCCGAACTGCGCTCGACCAGCCAGCAGATACGCGCACAAAACCCGCGCCTGCAAGGCGAATCGCTGCGCAAAGCCGCGCTCGAAGAATTGATTATGCGCTCACTTCAGGCGCAGGAGGCACAGCGGCTCGGCATCGCCGTCGACGAAGCCACACTCGACCGCGGCATGGAGCAGCTCGCGCGACAGAACAACCTGTCGCTGAGCGACTTTCGCCGCCAGGCCGAAGCCGAGGGCGTGACCTGGTCTTCGCTGCGCGAGAACATCCGAGGTGAACTCGTGCTGCAGCGCCTGCGCGAGCGCGTGATCCTCGCATCGATCGCGGTCAACGAAAACGAAATCGACGAGTACCTCGAGGACAACCGCTCCCTGATGTCCGCAACCCAGTTCGCTCTGGAGCGGTTCAGCATTCCGTTCCCGCGTACCGACACCGCGCGCAGCCGCGCCACACTCGAACGTCAAGTGCGTCGGCTGGTCGGGCTGATCGAACGCAAGGCAACCACCGCGACGCTGGTGCAAACGCTGCGGCGCGAGAGCATCCCGTTCGACAGCGGTGAGCTCGGTTGGCGCACCGCGGCACAACTGCCCTCACCGCTCAACACCCTGACCGCCGAGATGGCCGTCGGTGACAGCACACCGCCGTTGCCCGACGGCGCCGGTGTGCACGTGTTCCGCCTGACCGACGTGCGCGAGCAGAGCCAGGTCGAAATCACTCAGACGCTCGCCCGCCACCTGCTGCTCAAACCCAACCCGGTTCGCGACGACGAGGCCACGCGCCTGCAGCTGCTGGAGTTCCGCGACCACCTCAGCCGCGGCGGATCATTCGATGAGCTCGCCAAGCGCCACTCCGAGGACTTCTCCAGCGCCGTGCTCGGCGGCGAGTTGCCGTGGTTCGGTCCCGGTGACATGGTTGAACCCTTTGAACAAGCCGCGGCCGCTCTGCCCATTGGCAGCCTCAGCGGGCCGGTGCGCTCGCAGTTCGGCTGGCACCTGATCGAAGTGCTCGACCGCCGCATCGAGGACGTCAGCGAGTCACGCCTGCGCGACGAAGCACGCGACCGCATCGCCCAGCGCAAACTCGCCGCCGAAACCGACCGCTACCTGAAACGCCTGCGGGACGAGGCCTACCTCGAATTTCCCGATGCCAGCTGA
- the pdxA gene encoding 4-hydroxythreonine-4-phosphate dehydrogenase PdxA — MRIAVTLGEPAGIGPDICLALPERRDCQQVLVGSHSTLATRAESLGLACPPLRSVAPEAAVVVEPIDTPRPVAAGRLDPVNARAVLDTLDHALLGCRRGDYAAMVTAPVHKGVINDAGVAFTGHTEYLAEACGADPVMLLAAGDLRVALVTTHLPLARVADAITAAAVQAATRTLHDALRRRYGIPSPHILVLGLNPHAGEGGHLGREEIEVITPALEALRDEGLRLSGPLPADTAFTPHHLPDADAVLAMYHDQGLPVLKYAGFGQAVNVTLGLPIIRTSVDHGTALELAGTGRANHLSLVAAVEEACRLSRHTAP, encoded by the coding sequence GTGCGCATCGCGGTAACGCTTGGCGAACCCGCGGGCATCGGCCCGGACATCTGCCTCGCTCTGCCCGAGCGACGCGACTGTCAGCAGGTGCTGGTGGGCTCGCACAGCACGCTGGCGACGCGTGCCGAGTCGCTGGGACTGGCCTGCCCACCGTTGCGCTCGGTCGCACCCGAGGCCGCTGTCGTCGTGGAGCCGATCGACACGCCTCGGCCCGTAGCCGCGGGTCGCCTTGACCCGGTCAACGCCCGCGCCGTGCTCGACACCTTGGACCACGCCCTGCTCGGGTGTCGGCGCGGCGACTACGCCGCGATGGTGACCGCACCGGTGCACAAAGGCGTGATCAACGACGCAGGCGTCGCTTTCACCGGCCACACCGAATACCTGGCCGAGGCCTGCGGTGCCGATCCGGTGATGCTGCTGGCGGCGGGCGACCTCCGGGTCGCGCTGGTCACCACCCACCTGCCGCTCGCCCGTGTCGCCGACGCGATCACGGCCGCCGCGGTGCAGGCCGCCACCCGCACGCTGCACGACGCCTTGCGACGCCGCTACGGCATCCCCTCACCGCACATTCTGGTGCTCGGCCTGAACCCGCACGCCGGCGAGGGGGGACACCTCGGCCGCGAAGAGATCGAGGTCATCACACCCGCGCTGGAGGCACTGCGCGACGAGGGCTTGCGCCTGAGCGGGCCGCTGCCCGCCGACACCGCGTTCACGCCTCACCACTTGCCCGACGCGGACGCCGTGCTGGCGATGTACCACGACCAGGGCTTGCCGGTCCTGAAGTACGCCGGCTTCGGGCAGGCCGTGAACGTCACGCTCGGGTTGCCGATCATCCGTACCTCGGTAGACCACGGCACCGCCCTCGAGCTCGCCGGCACCGGCCGTGCGAACCACCTCAGCCTGGTCGCCGCGGTCGAAGAGGCATGCCGTCTGTCTCGGCACACCGCGCCGTGA
- the rsmA gene encoding 16S rRNA (adenine(1518)-N(6)/adenine(1519)-N(6))-dimethyltransferase RsmA: MTERPAHRPRKRFGQHFLTDTATVSRIVRQVHPAGGLALVEIGPGLGALTLPLLRACKTLHALELDRDLVPRLARAAADIGDLTVHQGDALAFDFTALSQSLETPLRLVGNLPYNISTPLLFHVCEHKAVVESMHFMLQKEVVDRMAAAPGSKAYGRLSVMLRYHCGVVPRFDVPPTAFDPPPRVDSAVVSLVPHATPPFDVGSLDVFHTVVSTAFNARRKTLRNALSGLLDDEHIAAAGVDPRSRAERITPDGYAALSRQLGALQRAQRG; this comes from the coding sequence GTGACCGAGCGTCCCGCACACCGCCCGCGCAAGCGCTTCGGTCAGCACTTTCTCACTGACACCGCAACGGTCAGCCGAATCGTGCGCCAGGTGCACCCGGCCGGGGGGCTGGCACTGGTCGAGATCGGCCCGGGCCTCGGCGCGTTGACGCTGCCTTTGCTGCGGGCGTGCAAGACGCTGCATGCCCTCGAGCTCGACCGCGATCTGGTACCCAGACTGGCGCGCGCTGCGGCGGACATCGGGGATTTGACGGTTCACCAGGGAGACGCCCTTGCCTTCGACTTCACGGCGTTGTCGCAGTCCCTCGAAACCCCCTTGCGTCTGGTGGGCAACCTGCCCTACAACATCTCGACCCCCCTGCTCTTCCACGTGTGCGAACACAAGGCCGTGGTCGAAAGCATGCACTTCATGCTGCAGAAGGAGGTGGTCGATCGCATGGCCGCGGCGCCGGGCAGCAAGGCCTATGGTCGCCTGAGCGTCATGCTGCGCTACCACTGCGGGGTCGTGCCGCGTTTCGACGTGCCACCCACGGCCTTCGACCCGCCGCCACGGGTCGACTCGGCCGTCGTGTCCCTGGTGCCGCACGCCACGCCGCCCTTCGACGTCGGTTCGCTCGATGTCTTCCACACCGTGGTGTCCACCGCGTTCAACGCCCGACGCAAGACCCTGCGCAACGCGCTATCGGGATTGCTCGACGACGAACACATCGCGGCTGCCGGCGTGGACCCCCGATCGCGTGCAGAACGGATCACACCGGACGGCTATGCTGCACTATCGCGACAACTCGGTGCGCTCCAGCGAGCGCAGCGCGGGTGA
- the apaG gene encoding Co2+/Mg2+ efflux protein ApaG — protein MSEDLSQGIDVQVEAHFLESESDPRSERYVFAYTVTIRNVGVTAAKLIKRHWKIVDGNGKISYVDGEGVVGETPHLKPGEGFQYTSGTMLETDMGTLGGRYLMVTDEGATFDAVIPDCLLSAPRTLH, from the coding sequence ATGAGCGAAGACTTGAGTCAAGGTATTGACGTTCAGGTCGAGGCGCACTTTCTCGAATCCGAGTCAGACCCTCGCAGCGAACGCTACGTCTTCGCCTACACGGTGACCATTCGAAACGTCGGTGTCACTGCGGCCAAGTTGATCAAACGGCACTGGAAGATCGTCGACGGCAACGGCAAGATTTCCTACGTCGACGGCGAAGGCGTCGTTGGTGAAACGCCACACCTCAAGCCCGGGGAAGGCTTTCAATACACCAGCGGCACCATGCTCGAAACCGACATGGGCACGCTCGGTGGGCGCTACCTTATGGTGACGGACGAGGGCGCGACCTTCGACGCCGTGATCCCCGATTGCCTGCTGAGCGCGCCGCGCACCTTGCATTGA
- a CDS encoding symmetrical bis(5'-nucleosyl)-tetraphosphatase, translating into MTDWAIGDLHGCLDEFNALCERIALDTTRDTLWLTGDLVNRGPRCLDTLRRIHALSQLMGDRLRVVLGNHDLHLLACWSGLRHPGPGDTLASILDAPDVDQLCDWLRRQPLIHRESDAVLVHAGLFPGLSFADNLAMANALHRGLSGDDARHALEEVYRRPAECQPPTDTRQAVHFAAASLTRMRCLNTDGSLNFKEKGAPDSLPVGVTPWYAAASAAFADVHIHTGHWAALGYGVYGPVVALDGGCVWGGELVAVNRRLPHRPVRVQRGEV; encoded by the coding sequence GTGACTGACTGGGCGATCGGCGACTTGCACGGCTGTCTCGACGAGTTCAACGCCTTGTGCGAACGCATCGCCTTGGATACCACGCGGGACACGCTCTGGTTGACCGGCGACCTGGTCAACCGCGGCCCACGGTGTCTCGACACCCTGCGCCGGATCCACGCGCTCAGCCAGCTCATGGGCGATCGCCTGCGCGTGGTGTTGGGCAACCATGACCTCCACCTGCTCGCCTGCTGGTCGGGGCTGCGTCACCCGGGCCCGGGTGACACCCTGGCGTCGATCCTCGACGCGCCGGATGTCGATCAACTCTGCGACTGGCTGCGCCGACAGCCACTGATCCACCGGGAATCGGACGCGGTGCTGGTGCACGCCGGGTTGTTCCCCGGCCTGTCATTCGCCGACAACCTGGCGATGGCCAACGCGCTCCACCGGGGCCTCAGCGGCGACGATGCCAGGCACGCGCTCGAGGAGGTCTACCGGCGACCCGCCGAGTGCCAACCACCGACAGACACCCGGCAGGCGGTGCACTTCGCCGCGGCGTCACTGACCCGCATGCGGTGCCTGAACACCGACGGCAGTTTGAATTTTAAGGAAAAAGGCGCACCGGATTCGTTACCGGTCGGTGTGACACCCTGGTACGCCGCTGCCTCAGCCGCTTTTGCAGACGTGCACATACACACCGGGCATTGGGCGGCGCTGGGGTATGGCGTGTATGGGCCGGTGGTCGCGCTCGACGGTGGCTGTGTCTGGGGGGGCGAACTCGTCGCTGTGAACCGCCGGTTGCCGCACCGGCCAGTGCGGGTGCAGCGCGGAGAGGTGTGA
- the csrA gene encoding carbon storage regulator CsrA, which translates to MLILTRKVGESVIIGDQFVVRVVDARGKHAKLGIEAPRDVAVHRQEVCEKPQQADDPDTPR; encoded by the coding sequence ATGCTGATCCTGACGCGCAAGGTGGGAGAATCGGTCATCATCGGCGATCAATTCGTGGTGCGGGTCGTCGACGCGCGTGGCAAACATGCCAAGCTTGGTATAGAAGCACCCAGGGATGTGGCGGTCCACCGTCAAGAGGTGTGTGAGAAACCGCAGCAAGCGGACGACCCCGACACACCTCGGTAG
- a CDS encoding GGDEF domain-containing protein — translation MVTHKPTQHATAWTLRKLKLSESLGQTLDIKEIVSRFYDDVRRDVPMSGLRFVRPELSMDFSFGNPGQHRADFSVRLGGQLLGTLTLSRSSPFSPEEARHVRNLLPCVAHPLRNAGHYQKALRSAFQDPLTQVMNRASLEQALPREISLAQRHRASLSLLVIDLDHFKTINDTHGHLVGDSILVKIANTIRSCLRSTDLVYRYGGDEFVVCLPSTRLGAAVDVAERIRASVSRLQSEIDGLTLSVTIGATEVGENCVLETLFERADTALYEAKRRGRNCVECVAAPQPARLREGVTA, via the coding sequence GTGGTTACGCACAAGCCGACTCAACACGCCACTGCATGGACACTTCGCAAGCTCAAGCTCAGCGAATCCCTCGGCCAGACCCTCGATATCAAGGAGATCGTCAGTCGGTTCTACGACGACGTTCGGCGGGACGTGCCGATGAGCGGACTGCGTTTCGTCCGACCTGAACTGAGCATGGATTTCAGCTTTGGCAACCCGGGTCAGCACCGCGCCGACTTCAGCGTTCGCCTTGGCGGGCAGTTGCTCGGCACCCTGACCCTGTCTCGCAGCTCGCCGTTCAGCCCCGAAGAGGCGCGTCACGTGCGCAATCTGCTGCCGTGCGTTGCGCACCCGTTGCGCAACGCAGGTCACTACCAAAAGGCCCTGCGTTCGGCCTTTCAGGACCCGCTGACGCAAGTGATGAACCGCGCGAGCCTCGAGCAGGCGTTGCCGCGCGAGATCAGCCTGGCACAACGCCACCGGGCGTCGCTGTCGCTGCTGGTGATCGATCTCGACCACTTCAAGACCATCAACGACACCCACGGTCACCTGGTCGGTGACAGCATTCTGGTGAAGATCGCCAACACCATCCGCAGCTGCCTGCGCAGCACGGACCTGGTCTACCGCTACGGCGGCGATGAGTTCGTGGTGTGTCTGCCGTCGACGCGCCTCGGCGCTGCGGTCGACGTGGCCGAGCGTATCCGGGCCAGTGTCAGTCGCCTGCAAAGCGAGATCGACGGTCTGACGTTGAGCGTGACCATCGGTGCCACGGAGGTGGGAGAAAACTGCGTGCTCGAAACCCTGTTCGAGCGCGCCGACACCGCCTTGTACGAAGCCAAACGGCGCGGCCGCAACTGCGTCGAATGTGTTGCAGCGCCGCAGCCCGCGCGGCTGCGTGAAGGGGTCACTGCCTGA
- a CDS encoding DUF2802 domain-containing protein — protein sequence MVDVNILLLAALCLSLAACAMAMALRQHRRIHEQLVADLRVRVAELNEQVQMGEVVMQNQARRIERLAWELGQVQDSRRAPLVSPPVTGDSNERISQAIKLARRGESVESLMSLCALGRGEAELLVKLHYRPGIHENSDAA from the coding sequence ATGGTTGACGTCAACATCCTGCTGCTCGCGGCGCTCTGCCTGTCACTGGCGGCATGCGCCATGGCCATGGCGTTGCGGCAACACCGCCGGATCCACGAGCAGCTCGTCGCCGACCTGCGTGTGCGTGTCGCCGAACTCAATGAGCAGGTCCAGATGGGCGAAGTGGTCATGCAGAACCAGGCACGTCGGATTGAGCGCCTCGCCTGGGAACTGGGTCAGGTGCAGGACAGTCGGCGCGCACCGCTGGTCTCACCGCCGGTGACCGGAGACTCCAACGAGCGCATCAGCCAGGCAATCAAACTTGCCAGGCGCGGTGAGTCTGTCGAGTCATTGATGTCGCTGTGCGCGCTGGGCCGCGGTGAAGCCGAGTTGCTGGTCAAGTTGCACTACCGTCCCGGGATACACGAAAACAGCGACGCCGCCTGA